From a single Leptotrichia sp. OH3620_COT-345 genomic region:
- a CDS encoding RNA methyltransferase — MKNGVVASPDNKFYKLLKKLDKKKYRDENNIFKTEGEKFLNENINFNKIIIKESKYDYFIEKYGIDKYSNVTVLKDNLFDEISDQENSQGIVFLYSRNLNSIEDIDGDVVVLDDIQDPGNLGTIMRTMEAANFKNLILTKGSADVYNPKTVRATMGGIFNLNIIYETPENIIGFLKEKNYLIITTALHKDSISYENINRKSKNAYIFGNEGGGVSEYFIENSDIKSIIPIYGNIESLNVSVAAGIFLYKMREKQEEKCLK; from the coding sequence ATGAAAAATGGTGTAGTAGCGAGTCCGGATAATAAATTTTACAAATTATTAAAAAAATTGGATAAGAAAAAATATCGAGATGAAAATAATATTTTTAAAACTGAAGGTGAAAAATTTTTAAATGAAAATATAAATTTCAATAAAATAATTATAAAAGAATCGAAATATGATTATTTTATTGAAAAATATGGAATTGATAAATACAGTAATGTAACTGTACTAAAAGATAATTTATTTGATGAAATTTCAGATCAGGAAAATAGCCAGGGAATAGTTTTTCTTTACTCAAGAAACCTCAATTCCATAGAAGATATTGATGGAGATGTTGTAGTACTTGACGATATTCAGGATCCGGGAAATCTTGGAACAATAATGAGAACAATGGAAGCTGCAAATTTCAAAAATCTTATATTAACAAAAGGGTCGGCAGATGTATACAATCCTAAAACAGTCAGAGCAACAATGGGAGGAATCTTTAATTTAAACATAATATACGAAACTCCTGAAAATATAATAGGATTTTTAAAAGAAAAAAATTATCTTATAATAACCACTGCTTTGCATAAAGATTCAATTTCTTATGAAAATATAAATCGGAAGTCAAAAAATGCATATATATTTGGGAATGAAGGAGGCGGTGTATCTGAATATTTCATAGAAAATTCAGATATAAAGTCGATAATTCCTATATATGGAAATATTGAATCACTGAATGTAAGTGTTGCAGCGGGGATATTTTTATATAAAATGAGAGAAAAACAGGAGGAAAAATGTTTAAAATAG
- a CDS encoding KH domain-containing protein, translating into MSKYFETVNFWLENLLDSNGNYTIESNEKGKFVDITINVIKEDVGKIIGKNGRIISSLRVLISSIAKKEKKIVKIEVKEM; encoded by the coding sequence ATGAGCAAATATTTTGAAACGGTAAATTTCTGGCTTGAAAATTTGTTGGATTCAAACGGAAATTATACAATTGAAAGTAATGAAAAAGGAAAGTTTGTTGATATTACAATTAATGTAATAAAAGAAGATGTCGGGAAAATAATCGGAAAAAACGGAAGAATAATAAGTTCATTAAGAGTTCTCATTTCTTCAATTGCCAAAAAAGAGAAAAAAATTGTAAAAATTGAAGTTAAGGAGATGTAG
- a CDS encoding NFACT family protein has protein sequence MLYMDGIGISFLVKEVKERILNYKLTKIYQYDKSSLSFYFGKNNLLFQVKDNSTIFYLKEEKDLNTDFQSKFLLSLKKYVLNSILINIRQESYDRIVYFDFEKLNQFGDIEKYTLIFEIMGRASNIFLTSEEKILSALYFSSFDEGKRIIMTGAKYILPFEKKKVSPLYLEKENFPFYSSEDFINKIEGVGKIFSNECFSDYDVFKKYFSEYCPIIYEIILKGKKQKIFTYNKFSEYSFKTQSSFKIFTTLNKGLNEYFKETITSNIINEKKKTLLKYVDSQMKKFEKILKNINIDLSKNINHENYKKIGDILAANMHTLKQGMDKVALFNFYDNNEITIQLDPLLSPNENLNIYYNKHNKGKRTVAALNSRLKDIKNEIRYYDEIKLFIEKENDFIGIEEIENEINFNNKNKIKLNKTKKRELLSFEHNGFKIFVGRNNRENEEISFSKGSHTDIWFHVKSIPGSHVLLIKDSKIPDSETLNYAANLAAKYSKATEGDKVTVDYCEKKFVKKIRNSKPGNVTYSNFNSINVII, from the coding sequence ATGCTGTACATGGACGGTATAGGAATATCATTTTTAGTGAAGGAAGTAAAGGAAAGAATATTGAATTATAAACTTACGAAGATTTATCAGTATGATAAATCTTCTCTTTCATTTTATTTCGGAAAAAATAACTTATTATTTCAAGTAAAAGATAACTCTACTATTTTTTATTTAAAAGAAGAAAAAGATTTGAATACCGATTTTCAATCAAAGTTTCTCCTTTCTCTTAAAAAATATGTCTTAAACTCCATTTTGATAAACATAAGACAGGAAAGTTATGACAGAATAGTTTATTTTGATTTTGAAAAGCTTAATCAATTTGGAGATATTGAAAAATATACCCTCATATTTGAAATTATGGGAAGAGCAAGTAATATATTCCTAACTTCAGAAGAAAAAATTTTATCTGCTTTATATTTTTCTTCTTTTGACGAAGGTAAGCGTATTATTATGACAGGAGCAAAATACATCTTACCTTTTGAAAAAAAGAAAGTTTCTCCGTTATATTTAGAAAAGGAAAATTTTCCTTTTTATTCTTCTGAAGATTTTATTAATAAAATAGAAGGAGTAGGAAAAATATTTTCAAATGAATGTTTTTCAGATTACGATGTATTTAAAAAATACTTTTCTGAATATTGTCCAATTATATACGAAATCATTTTAAAAGGAAAAAAACAAAAAATTTTTACATATAACAAATTTTCTGAATATTCCTTCAAGACACAAAGTTCATTCAAAATTTTTACTACTCTCAACAAAGGATTAAATGAATATTTTAAAGAAACTATTACTTCTAACATTATAAATGAAAAGAAAAAAACTTTATTAAAATATGTAGATTCTCAAATGAAGAAATTTGAAAAAATACTGAAAAATATAAATATTGATTTAAGCAAAAATATTAATCATGAAAACTACAAAAAAATCGGAGATATTCTTGCTGCAAATATGCACACTTTAAAACAGGGAATGGATAAAGTTGCTCTTTTTAATTTTTATGATAATAATGAAATAACTATACAGCTTGATCCTTTATTGTCTCCAAATGAAAATCTCAATATTTATTATAATAAACATAACAAAGGAAAGCGTACTGTTGCTGCTCTTAACTCAAGGCTGAAAGATATTAAAAATGAAATCAGATATTATGACGAGATTAAACTTTTTATTGAAAAAGAAAATGATTTTATAGGAATAGAAGAAATTGAAAATGAAATTAATTTCAACAATAAAAATAAAATTAAATTAAATAAAACTAAAAAAAGAGAATTACTTTCTTTTGAACATAACGGATTTAAAATTTTTGTGGGACGAAATAATAGAGAAAATGAAGAAATATCTTTTTCCAAAGGTAGTCATACCGATATATGGTTTCATGTTAAAAGCATTCCCGGAAGTCATGTACTTCTTATAAAAGATAGTAAAATCCCTGACAGCGAAACTTTAAATTATGCTGCCAATCTTGCTGCAAAATATTCTAAAGCAACAGAAGGTGACAAAGTCACTGTAGATTATTGTGAAAAAAAATTTGTCAAAAAAATAAGAAATTCAAAACCGGGAAATGTAACTTATTCAAACTTCAATTCTATAAATGTAATCATTTAA
- a CDS encoding aldo/keto reductase yields MKYVTLNNGVKMPILGFGVFQIPDGKECEEAVLNAINAGYRLIDTAAAYQNEEAVGRAIKRSGIPREEFFITTKLWINSATYEKTKIAFEKSLDRLDLDYIDLYLIHQPYNDVYGAWRAMTELYKAGKIKAIGVSNFYSDRLVDFILNNEIIPAINQIETHPFNQKAEEQEIMKEYGVQLESWGPFAEGKNNLFTNEVLAEIGKKYNKSVAQVVLRWLIQREIVVIPKSVKKERIEENFNVFDFELTSKDIEKIKELDKKESLFLSHTDYETVKRLNGFEVE; encoded by the coding sequence ATGAAATATGTAACTTTGAATAATGGAGTAAAAATGCCTATATTGGGATTTGGAGTTTTTCAGATACCTGACGGGAAAGAATGTGAAGAAGCAGTTTTAAATGCTATAAATGCAGGATACCGTTTGATTGATACTGCTGCGGCATACCAAAACGAAGAAGCTGTGGGAAGGGCGATAAAAAGAAGCGGGATACCAAGAGAAGAGTTTTTCATTACTACAAAACTTTGGATAAATTCAGCTACTTATGAAAAAACTAAAATAGCTTTTGAAAAATCTCTTGACAGACTGGATCTTGACTATATCGACCTTTACTTGATACATCAGCCTTATAATGATGTTTATGGAGCGTGGAGAGCTATGACTGAACTTTATAAAGCCGGGAAAATAAAGGCAATCGGAGTGAGCAACTTTTATTCTGACAGACTGGTGGACTTTATTTTGAATAATGAAATTATTCCGGCAATAAATCAGATCGAAACGCATCCGTTCAATCAGAAAGCAGAAGAACAGGAAATAATGAAGGAATACGGTGTGCAGTTAGAATCATGGGGACCTTTTGCTGAAGGAAAGAATAACTTATTTACAAACGAAGTATTAGCAGAAATAGGTAAAAAGTATAATAAATCTGTGGCTCAAGTTGTATTGAGGTGGTTAATTCAGAGGGAAATAGTAGTTATTCCTAAATCAGTGAAAAAAGAAAGAATAGAAGAAAATTTTAATGTATTTGATTTTGAATTGACCAGTAAAGATATTGAGAAAATAAAAGAACTGGATAAAAAAGAGAGTTTATTTTTATCTCATACTGATTATGAAACCGTAAAAAGATTAAATGGATTTGAAGTGGAGTAA
- a CDS encoding MerR family DNA-binding transcriptional regulator, giving the protein MTIKEISEKFNISRDTLQYYEKVEIIPPVIRISGSIGN; this is encoded by the coding sequence ATGACTATTAAAGAAATAAGTGAAAAATTCAACATTTCTCGGGATACTTTACAGTATTATGAAAAAGTGGAAATAATACCTCCTGTTATCAGAATATCCGGAAGTATAGGAAATTAA
- a CDS encoding MarR family winged helix-turn-helix transcriptional regulator: MYSKIEALLDEFYKTYYKIEEINLSQVIKCLTTTELHVIEAIGENSLTMNELSEKLGITMGTASVAVNKLTDKYFIERSRSEDDRRKVFVRLSKKGLIAFKYHGNFHSNILEKITSEISEENLSTFIDVFQTIVNNLNIIKKEIQPESILNFEKGETVQVSSIKGSPAIRKYLNEKGIVLKSLIKIIDIDKHIIMLQVDGDEKVINIDDATDIMVTKNYV; the protein is encoded by the coding sequence ATGTACTCAAAAATTGAAGCTTTATTAGATGAATTTTACAAAACATATTATAAAATTGAAGAGATTAATTTAAGTCAAGTTATAAAATGTTTAACAACAACTGAACTTCATGTTATCGAAGCCATTGGAGAAAACTCTCTTACAATGAATGAGCTTTCTGAAAAATTGGGAATTACTATGGGAACAGCTTCAGTAGCTGTAAATAAACTTACTGACAAATATTTCATTGAAAGAAGCAGGTCAGAAGATGACAGACGAAAAGTTTTTGTCCGTCTTTCAAAAAAAGGGCTGATAGCCTTTAAATATCACGGGAATTTTCATTCCAACATTTTGGAAAAAATAACTTCAGAAATTTCTGAAGAAAATTTGAGTACATTTATCGATGTATTTCAGACAATTGTTAATAACCTTAATATAATTAAAAAAGAAATTCAGCCTGAATCCATATTGAATTTTGAAAAAGGAGAAACAGTACAGGTTTCTTCTATTAAAGGAAGTCCTGCAATAAGAAAATATCTCAATGAAAAAGGTATTGTTCTGAAATCTCTTATTAAAATAATTGATATTGATAAGCATATCATCATGTTACAGGTTGATGGGGATGAAAAAGTAATAAATATTGATGATGCTACAGATATAATGGTTACTAAAAATTATGTCTAA
- the rpiB gene encoding ribose 5-phosphate isomerase B, translating into MKIVIGNDHAGVDLKTKIVEFLRKKGHEVINIGTDTLDSIDYPDIAKEVSQKIINREAEYGVLICGTGIGISISANKIKGIRAALAHNEFTARLSRLHNNANIIALGARVIGDELATSCVDTFINTDFEGGRHAKRVGKIENGSY; encoded by the coding sequence ATGAAAATAGTAATTGGGAATGATCATGCAGGTGTAGATTTGAAAACAAAAATTGTTGAATTTTTAAGAAAAAAAGGACATGAAGTTATAAATATAGGAACTGATACTCTTGACTCAATTGATTATCCTGATATAGCAAAAGAAGTATCTCAAAAAATCATAAACAGAGAAGCCGAATATGGAGTGCTTATATGTGGGACAGGAATAGGAATTTCCATTTCTGCAAATAAAATAAAAGGTATAAGGGCAGCTCTTGCACACAACGAATTTACAGCAAGACTGTCAAGACTTCACAACAATGCTAACATTATAGCTTTGGGAGCAAGAGTAATAGGAGATGAATTGGCAACATCATGTGTTGATACATTTATCAATACTGATTTTGAAGGTGGAAGACATGCAAAAAGAGTGGGTAAAATAGAAAACGGCAGCTATTAG
- a CDS encoding HPr family phosphocarrier protein has translation MASKTVVMTNPTGLHTRPGGVFVAKAKEFESDVFVEHDGKKVNGKSLLKLLSIGIKNGSEITVHAEGADAEQAVEVLGELLATIRD, from the coding sequence ATGGCAAGTAAAACAGTAGTTATGACAAATCCTACAGGATTACATACTAGACCCGGCGGAGTATTTGTGGCTAAAGCAAAGGAATTTGAAAGTGATGTTTTTGTTGAACATGACGGTAAAAAAGTAAACGGAAAATCATTATTAAAATTATTATCCATAGGAATTAAAAACGGTTCTGAAATTACAGTTCATGCTGAAGGGGCAGATGCTGAACAGGCAGTTGAAGTTTTAGGGGAATTACTCGCTACAATCAGAGACTAA
- the rpe gene encoding ribulose-phosphate 3-epimerase produces the protein MKKKIIIAPSLLAADFSKLKEEIQEVEKYGAEYLHLDVMDGSFVPNISFGAPVISAIRKHSNLVFDVHLMIENPERFIKDFVDVGADIITIHAEATKHLNRAIQLVKSYGKKVGISLNPSTPVEFIKHDLKNVDMILIMTVNPGFGGQAFIGDMIEKIKKLRALDKNIDIEVDGGINAETGRMVKEAGANILVAGSYIFSGDYKKKIDSLK, from the coding sequence ATGAAAAAAAAAATTATTATTGCTCCGTCACTACTTGCTGCCGACTTCAGTAAACTGAAAGAAGAAATTCAGGAAGTCGAAAAATATGGAGCAGAATATCTTCATTTAGATGTAATGGACGGTTCATTCGTTCCGAATATCAGTTTCGGAGCACCTGTAATTTCGGCCATAAGAAAGCATAGCAATCTTGTTTTTGATGTTCATCTGATGATTGAAAATCCTGAAAGATTTATAAAAGATTTTGTTGATGTAGGAGCAGATATAATAACAATTCATGCTGAAGCTACAAAACACTTAAACAGAGCAATACAGCTAGTAAAATCTTATGGAAAAAAAGTGGGAATTTCCCTAAATCCTTCTACTCCTGTTGAATTTATAAAACACGATTTGAAAAATGTCGATATGATTCTTATAATGACTGTCAATCCCGGATTCGGAGGACAGGCATTTATAGGAGATATGATTGAAAAAATAAAAAAACTTCGAGCTCTGGACAAAAACATAGATATTGAAGTTGATGGAGGTATAAATGCTGAAACCGGAAGAATGGTCAAAGAAGCCGGAGCAAATATATTAGTTGCAGGTTCATATATATTCAGTGGAGACTATAAGAAAAAAATTGACAGTTTAAAATAG
- a CDS encoding PASTA domain-containing protein — MAKKFKFNIIKTIITLVCLIVIGTIGKEVFFRHFFNNRHTIIPNVVNLHEKDALKYLKEAGLKVKIINSKTEKVPLDTVFIQFPLAGKEVKVNRTVQIWVNNGEGQEVPNLVGLELLEARSLLQGQNIQIEKIDYQPSNQKYNTIIGVYPRPGTKLEINQKISILVSSQKILDASVMPNLIGLDINDAKVLLAQIGLTLGGTSKGEDPTLPVNAIISTSPAPGTKISKGQKISIVINTGVKIEPTGPSVEEIINQTNQDLNNQEIENIINDTLNKIEKRDNSGNNQNNNGNQQQSNQKKIENTNEEVERTPNDN, encoded by the coding sequence ATGGCAAAAAAATTTAAATTCAATATTATAAAAACAATAATTACATTAGTATGTCTGATAGTTATCGGAACTATAGGAAAAGAAGTATTTTTCAGACATTTTTTCAATAATAGACATACAATTATACCCAATGTCGTAAATCTTCACGAAAAAGATGCGCTGAAATACTTAAAGGAAGCAGGACTTAAAGTAAAAATCATTAACTCTAAAACTGAAAAAGTTCCTCTTGATACGGTGTTTATACAGTTCCCATTAGCAGGAAAAGAAGTAAAAGTAAACAGAACTGTACAAATATGGGTAAATAATGGAGAAGGACAAGAAGTTCCTAACCTTGTAGGACTTGAACTGCTTGAAGCACGTTCTCTTCTACAGGGACAAAATATTCAGATTGAAAAAATAGATTATCAACCTTCTAACCAAAAATACAATACTATTATCGGAGTATATCCAAGACCGGGAACAAAATTGGAAATCAATCAAAAAATTTCAATACTTGTATCATCACAGAAAATCCTTGATGCTTCAGTAATGCCTAACCTTATAGGACTTGACATAAATGATGCAAAAGTACTTCTTGCACAGATAGGACTGACATTAGGAGGAACATCAAAAGGAGAAGATCCTACTTTACCTGTAAATGCAATTATATCTACTTCACCTGCTCCGGGCACTAAAATATCCAAAGGCCAAAAAATTTCCATTGTAATTAATACAGGAGTAAAAATAGAGCCTACAGGACCGTCTGTAGAAGAAATTATAAATCAAACTAATCAAGATCTGAATAATCAAGAAATTGAAAATATTATAAATGATACCCTCAATAAAATTGAAAAACGTGATAATTCAGGAAATAATCAGAACAACAACGGAAACCAACAGCAAAGCAATCAGAAAAAAATAGAAAATACAAATGAGGAAGTCGAAAGAACTCCAAATGACAATTAA
- the rsmA gene encoding 16S rRNA (adenine(1518)-N(6)/adenine(1519)-N(6))-dimethyltransferase RsmA, protein MKKKYGQNFLSDDELLNKIFEIVSIGKNDEVIEIGPGLGFLTETLIEKAKYITAFEIDDDLIPILNKKFKNKKNFLLVHEDFMEANLEKFLENKENVKVVANIPYYITSPIINKLLKFRKNISEIYLMVQKEVAERITSEPRSKNMSLLTHGVQFYAETEYLFTVPKEKFDPVPKVDSAFLRIAVLKDEKYEKQISEEEYFKYLKISFSNKRKSIGNNLMELGFSKETTGNILEKLGKTKLARTEEFSVQEFIDFVKILKDKKKWENKN, encoded by the coding sequence ATGAAAAAAAAATATGGACAAAATTTTTTAAGTGACGATGAATTGTTGAATAAAATATTCGAAATAGTATCCATAGGAAAAAATGATGAAGTAATTGAAATCGGTCCGGGACTTGGTTTTCTCACTGAAACTTTAATCGAAAAAGCAAAGTATATAACTGCTTTTGAAATAGATGATGATTTGATACCCATTTTAAATAAAAAATTTAAAAATAAAAAAAATTTTTTGTTGGTTCATGAAGATTTTATGGAGGCAAATCTTGAAAAGTTTCTTGAGAATAAAGAAAACGTAAAAGTAGTTGCAAATATACCTTATTATATAACTTCGCCAATTATAAACAAACTCCTTAAATTCAGAAAAAATATATCTGAGATTTATCTTATGGTACAAAAGGAAGTTGCTGAAAGAATAACATCGGAACCCCGAAGTAAAAATATGAGTTTACTTACTCACGGGGTACAGTTTTATGCAGAAACGGAATATCTTTTTACAGTTCCGAAGGAAAAATTTGATCCGGTTCCTAAAGTGGATTCGGCATTTTTAAGAATTGCCGTACTGAAAGATGAAAAATATGAAAAACAGATATCTGAAGAAGAGTATTTTAAATATTTGAAGATTTCTTTTTCAAATAAAAGAAAAAGTATTGGAAATAATTTGATGGAGTTGGGATTTTCAAAAGAAACTACGGGAAATATACTTGAAAAATTAGGAAAAACAAAACTTGCAAGAACAGAGGAATTTTCAGTACAGGAATTTATTGATTTTGTGAAAATTTTAAAAGATAAGAAAAAGTGGGAGAATAAAAATTGA
- the rsgA gene encoding ribosome small subunit-dependent GTPase A translates to MLIKGKVIRKIKGFYYVLDENCKNLNKENIYECKLRGSLKVKNDKLNCIIGDIVEFNENEKVITDIEDRKNFLHRPLLSNIDFIGILLSVISPNFDFTVFQKMLLNAYSQNIPVIVIISKIDLISDEKLTLFLNEIKRNFGNTVPVFPVSTEKNIGLDTLLSYIKGKSVTVSGPSGTGKSTLINTLIGENILETNEISSKTSRGRHTTTESRFFKIDINTYLIDTPGFSSLEFPKLKEKKELELLFPEFMNYIPKCKFRDCLHVNEPDCAVKKNVTKGNIPEMRYNFYLYSLNNLFSK, encoded by the coding sequence ATACTTATTAAAGGAAAAGTTATTAGAAAAATAAAAGGTTTTTATTATGTATTAGATGAAAATTGTAAAAATCTGAATAAAGAAAACATATATGAATGTAAATTAAGAGGTTCGCTGAAGGTAAAAAACGATAAGCTTAATTGCATTATAGGAGATATTGTGGAATTTAATGAAAATGAAAAAGTAATAACCGACATTGAGGATAGAAAAAATTTCCTGCACAGACCGTTATTATCGAATATTGACTTTATTGGAATCCTTTTATCGGTTATTTCTCCAAATTTTGATTTTACAGTTTTTCAAAAAATGCTTTTAAACGCATATAGTCAGAATATCCCTGTTATAGTAATCATTTCAAAAATTGATCTGATTTCTGATGAAAAATTAACATTATTTTTAAATGAAATAAAGAGGAATTTCGGGAATACTGTTCCTGTTTTTCCTGTGTCTACTGAAAAAAATATTGGACTTGATACTCTTTTATCTTATATAAAGGGAAAATCTGTAACTGTATCAGGACCGAGCGGAACAGGAAAATCAACTTTAATCAACACCCTTATAGGAGAAAACATTCTGGAAACAAATGAAATAAGCAGTAAAACTTCAAGAGGACGCCATACTACTACTGAGAGTAGATTTTTTAAAATAGATATAAATACTTATCTTATAGATACTCCGGGTTTTTCTTCTCTTGAATTTCCAAAATTAAAAGAAAAAAAAGAATTAGAACTTCTATTTCCTGAATTTATGAATTATATACCAAAATGTAAATTTAGAGATTGTCTACATGTAAATGAACCTGACTGTGCAGTTAAAAAAAACGTTACAAAAGGGAATATACCTGAAATGAGATATAATTTTTATTTATATTCTCTAAATAATTTATTCTCCAAATAA
- a CDS encoding DUF4911 domain-containing protein: MKSWEYIIQTKKEHIDFINKIVEAYEGTGNVRTLDNRNGLIKIITNLYLLDDMDNIIERLRKKNIFIEVMEKREWLGIL; the protein is encoded by the coding sequence TTGAAAAGTTGGGAATATATAATTCAGACAAAAAAAGAACATATTGATTTCATAAATAAAATAGTGGAAGCATATGAAGGAACAGGAAATGTAAGAACACTTGATAACAGGAACGGACTTATAAAAATTATTACGAATTTATATTTACTCGATGATATGGATAATATAATAGAGAGATTGAGAAAAAAAAATATTTTTATAGAAGTAATGGAAAAAAGAGAATGGTTAGGTATACTTTAA
- a CDS encoding histidine triad nucleotide-binding protein, with the protein MSTIFKKIIDKEIPANIVYEDEEFLAFHDINPAAKIHVLVIPKKEIKNLDDASEKDLELLGKLQLTVAKVARILEIAEEGYRVVTNINKNGGQEIYHIHYHILGGEPLGMIVK; encoded by the coding sequence ATGTCAACAATATTCAAAAAAATTATAGATAAAGAAATACCGGCTAATATAGTATATGAAGATGAAGAATTTTTAGCGTTTCATGATATTAACCCGGCTGCTAAAATACACGTTCTTGTTATACCGAAAAAGGAAATAAAGAATCTTGACGATGCTTCTGAAAAAGATTTGGAACTTTTGGGCAAACTTCAGCTTACGGTAGCTAAAGTTGCGAGAATTCTTGAAATAGCCGAAGAAGGATATAGAGTTGTCACAAATATAAATAAAAACGGCGGACAGGAAATTTATCATATTCATTACCATATACTTGGCGGTGAACCGTTGGGTATGATAGTCAAATAA
- a CDS encoding thioesterase family protein: MKKSFNVRTYYYDTDHMGVVYHANYLKWMEIARTEYFRDVLPYKEIEDMGIMMPVKSLNIEYINSIGYDEDVEIIIELKEITSIKIRFFYEIYGKDKVLKATAETLNVTIDREGKLKRLPKDILNILKG, from the coding sequence ATGAAAAAAAGTTTTAATGTAAGAACATACTATTATGATACAGATCATATGGGAGTTGTATACCATGCAAATTATTTAAAGTGGATGGAAATAGCAAGAACGGAATATTTTCGGGATGTGCTTCCATATAAGGAAATAGAAGATATGGGAATTATGATGCCGGTAAAGTCTTTAAATATTGAATATATAAATTCAATCGGATATGATGAAGATGTGGAAATAATTATTGAACTTAAGGAAATCACAAGTATAAAAATAAGATTTTTTTATGAAATCTACGGGAAAGATAAGGTATTAAAAGCCACTGCGGAAACATTGAATGTAACAATAGACAGGGAAGGAAAGCTTAAAAGACTTCCTAAGGATATTTTAAATATATTAAAAGGTTAA
- the hpt gene encoding hypoxanthine phosphoribosyltransferase, with the protein MKKDWEFGIATQLVTKEAIANRIRELGKEITNDFKDDEAPLIVVGLLKGSIIFMADLVREIKLPLVMDFMEVSSYGNGFETTREVKILKDLENSVQGKNVLVIEDIIDSGLTLKKVLKLLGGRGPKKVSLCTLLDKKERREVEIDVQYVGFEIPNEFVLGYGLDFKEEYRNIPYVALASEELYK; encoded by the coding sequence ATGAAAAAGGATTGGGAATTTGGTATTGCTACTCAATTAGTTACAAAAGAAGCGATTGCTAACAGAATTAGAGAATTGGGAAAAGAAATTACAAATGATTTTAAAGATGATGAAGCTCCTCTAATTGTAGTCGGTTTGTTAAAAGGTTCTATAATTTTTATGGCTGATTTAGTCAGAGAAATTAAGCTACCTTTAGTAATGGATTTTATGGAAGTTTCAAGTTATGGAAACGGCTTTGAAACGACAAGAGAAGTTAAAATATTAAAAGATTTGGAAAATTCAGTTCAAGGAAAAAATGTGCTTGTAATTGAAGATATAATCGATTCAGGACTTACTTTGAAAAAAGTATTGAAACTACTTGGAGGACGTGGGCCAAAAAAGGTTTCTTTGTGTACGCTATTGGATAAAAAAGAGAGAAGAGAAGTGGAAATAGATGTTCAGTATGTAGGATTTGAAATTCCTAATGAGTTTGTCCTCGGATATGGACTTGATTTTAAGGAAGAATATAGAAATATTCCTTATGTTGCACTTGCATCTGAAGAGCTGTATAAATAA